A portion of the Halalkalicoccus tibetensis genome contains these proteins:
- a CDS encoding 3-hydroxyacyl-CoA dehydrogenase family protein, whose translation MDIESIERVGVVGAGTMGNGIAQVCAANGYEVLMRDIEAEFVEKGMDAIDDSLGRFVSKERLSEEEAEETKERITGTTELDDLADCDLVIEAAVEKTEIKQEIFSDLEEITPRETVLATNTSTLSITTIASATEREGQVIGLHFMNPVPIMEGVEVVVGEKTSEETVEFAHAFAEDVGKTTWESDDKPGFVTNRILMPWINEGIRAFDEGVASKEDIDAGMELGTNVPMGPLTLADHIGLDICLDASETLHEELGDRYKPAYLLKRKVAAGDLGKKTGAGFYEYE comes from the coding sequence ATGGACATCGAGTCGATCGAGCGGGTCGGCGTCGTCGGCGCGGGGACGATGGGCAACGGGATCGCGCAGGTCTGTGCGGCAAATGGGTACGAGGTCCTCATGCGCGACATCGAAGCCGAGTTCGTCGAAAAGGGGATGGACGCTATCGACGATAGTTTGGGAAGATTCGTCTCGAAGGAGCGCCTGAGCGAGGAGGAAGCCGAAGAAACGAAAGAACGGATCACCGGGACGACCGAACTCGACGATCTGGCCGACTGTGATCTCGTCATCGAGGCCGCTGTCGAAAAAACGGAGATCAAGCAGGAGATTTTCAGCGATTTGGAAGAGATCACGCCTCGGGAAACGGTTCTCGCGACCAACACCAGCACGCTCTCGATCACGACGATCGCGAGCGCGACCGAGCGCGAGGGACAGGTGATTGGACTGCACTTCATGAACCCCGTCCCGATCATGGAGGGCGTCGAGGTGGTCGTCGGCGAGAAAACGAGCGAGGAGACCGTCGAGTTCGCCCACGCGTTCGCCGAGGACGTCGGCAAGACCACCTGGGAGTCCGACGACAAGCCCGGCTTCGTCACCAACCGGATCCTGATGCCGTGGATCAACGAGGGGATCCGCGCGTTCGACGAGGGGGTCGCCTCGAAGGAGGATATCGACGCCGGAATGGAACTCGGCACGAACGTCCCGATGGGACCGCTGACGCTTGCGGATCACATCGGGCTGGACATCTGTCTCGACGCCAGCGAGACGCTCCATGAGGAGCTGGGCGATCGGTACAAGCCAGCCTACCTGCTGAAACGGAAGGTCGCGGCGGGCGATCTGGGCAAGAAAACGGGCGCGGGCTTCTACGAGTACGAGTGA